The Benincasa hispida cultivar B227 chromosome 11, ASM972705v1, whole genome shotgun sequence genome has a segment encoding these proteins:
- the LOC120090536 gene encoding uncharacterized protein LOC120090536: MCDASDVAVWSHAGSEKGKPNNPISYASKTLKECKEHYTTTEKEMLAVVFAIEKFIAYLVSTLATIYTDHFAIKFMMGKKDTKPRLICWNKGIQLGQAEIRDALPDERIFRVEEKEPWIALKVLQCGYFWPTLFKDAREYVLKCDPANSRFCGQQYILVVVDHVSKWVEAVVCAKNDTVTVSKFLTRNIFTHFGTPKVLISDESAHFLNRIISKLLAEYNVRHKITTAYHPQTNGQAEISNGEIKSILEKVVNASRKDWAQKLDEALWAYRTTYKTPIGMSLYSLVFGKACHLPLELEHRAFWAVKKLNLNLEVMGENCKLQLNELDEWRLNAYKNAKIYKEKTKRWHDQCLNLRKLKSRWSRPFIIKVIFPHGAMELMREDGTNTFNVNGQ; encoded by the exons ATGTGTGATGCAAGCGATGTAGCAGTTTGGAGCCATGCTGGGTCAGAAAAAGGGAAACCTAATAACCCCATTTCTTATGCGTCAAAGACACTGAAGGAGTGCAAGGAACACTACACCACtacagaaaaagaaatgttagCGGTAGTGTTCGCCATTGAAAAATTCATAGCTTATCTAGTTAGTACGTTAGCAACAATTTACACAGATCACTTCGCTATTAAGTTCATGATGGGCAAGAAGGATACAAAGCCTAGATTGATTTGTTGG AACAAAGGCATACAACTGGGTCAAGCTGAGATTCGAGATGCGTTACCTGATGAACGCATATTTAGAGTTGAGGAAAAGGAaccatg GATTGCTCTTAAAGTTCTTCAGTGTGGGTATTTCTGGCCCACGCTTTTCAAAGATGCAAGGGAATATGTACTAAAGTGCGACCCTGCCAACTCACGA TTCTGTGGACAACAATACATCCTAGTAGTAGTGGATCATGTATCTAAATGGGTTGAAGCAGTAGTGTGTGCCAAAAATGATACGGTGACTGTTTCAAAGTTTCTGACCAGAAACATTTTCACGCACTTTGGGACGCCAAAGGTGCTGATAAGTGATGAAAGTGCACATTTTCTTAACCGTATCATTTCTAAGTTGCTTGCCGAATATAATGTCAGGCACAAGATAACTACCGCATACCACCCACAAACCAATGGGCAAGCTGAAATATCCAATGGAGAAATCAAATCGATACTGGAAAAAGTTGTCAACGCATCTAGGAAAGATTGGGCACAAAAGCTTGATGAAGCTCTTTGGGCATATAGAACTACTTacaaaacacccataggtatgtctctTTACTCTTTGGTATTTGGAAAGGCGTGTCATTTACCTTTAGAATTAGAGCATAGGGCGTTCTGGGCAGTAAAGAAGCTAAACCTAAACCTGGAAGTCATGGGAGAAAACTGTAAGTTGCAACTCAATGAACTTGATGAGTGGCGGCTCAACGCTTATAAGAACGCAAAAATATACAAagagaagaccaagcgttggcatgaccaaTGCCTCAACCTCA GAAAGCTAAAATCCAGATGGTCAAGACCATTCATCATTAAGGTAATCTTTCCTCATGGAGCCATGGAACTTATGCGAGAGGATGGTACAAACACATTCAATGTGAATGGGCAGTGA